From Trueperella pecoris, a single genomic window includes:
- a CDS encoding YifB family Mg chelatase-like AAA ATPase codes for MNTAVAVAGTVGRAKTLSIVGLEAIPILVEAVQLNGLPSFQIVGLPDAAVNEARERLRAGFHALGVSWPNRRLTVNLSPADVLKSGTGFDLAIAVAILGSIGFDAGRNAVVMGELGLDGSIRPVRGVLPALLSAVKEGVETAIVPVGNREEALLVDGIEVVAVHHLAQVARLCGVPGQFVPPMMSQVSDPLPLPEPVADLSDVYGQEEAILALEVAAAGGHHMLMVGSPGIGKSMLARRMPGIMPDLTHAEALEVAAISSLMGERFTDLPHCPPFSAPHHTASAAAMVGGGSGIPRPGAVTFAHRGVLFCDEYPEFAPRVIQALRQPMEDGYIELARSKANVRFPARFQLVAAANPCRCGHVLDAPSRCTCTSRDRRTYNASLGGPVRDRIDIQILLRRPSKADLRRGGTITSAQVKERVSEARLRQAHRLKKLPLERNAQVPGAWLRRHTPLSPVTATRFEEGITMGELSLRGYDRILRLAWSIADVNGRGVPSDDDVALAYTMRGRVSA; via the coding sequence ATGAACACGGCCGTCGCCGTTGCGGGCACGGTCGGGCGTGCCAAGACGCTCTCCATTGTGGGTCTCGAGGCTATCCCCATCCTCGTCGAGGCCGTGCAACTCAACGGTTTGCCCAGCTTCCAGATAGTGGGACTTCCGGATGCCGCGGTCAACGAGGCGCGTGAAAGGCTGCGAGCCGGCTTTCACGCCCTGGGCGTGAGCTGGCCCAACCGCCGGCTGACGGTCAATCTTTCCCCGGCGGACGTGCTCAAATCGGGCACGGGTTTCGACTTGGCAATTGCCGTGGCGATCCTTGGCTCGATCGGCTTCGATGCGGGGCGCAACGCCGTAGTGATGGGCGAGCTTGGACTCGACGGGTCCATCCGGCCGGTGCGTGGGGTGTTACCGGCGCTGCTTAGTGCGGTCAAGGAGGGAGTCGAGACGGCGATCGTTCCTGTGGGCAATCGGGAAGAGGCCCTCCTCGTGGACGGCATTGAGGTCGTTGCGGTGCATCACCTTGCGCAGGTGGCGCGGCTGTGCGGCGTGCCGGGGCAGTTCGTGCCGCCGATGATGTCGCAGGTGAGTGACCCGTTGCCCCTGCCTGAGCCGGTGGCTGACCTGAGCGACGTCTATGGCCAGGAAGAGGCAATTCTTGCACTCGAGGTCGCGGCGGCCGGAGGGCATCATATGCTCATGGTTGGCTCGCCGGGAATCGGGAAGTCGATGCTGGCTCGGCGCATGCCGGGAATCATGCCGGACCTGACTCATGCGGAAGCCCTGGAAGTCGCTGCGATTTCTTCGCTCATGGGGGAGCGCTTTACCGATCTACCTCATTGCCCGCCGTTCAGCGCTCCGCACCACACGGCTAGTGCGGCGGCGATGGTGGGAGGGGGCTCGGGCATTCCTCGGCCGGGTGCGGTGACTTTCGCCCACCGCGGCGTCCTGTTCTGCGATGAGTACCCAGAATTTGCGCCTCGGGTAATACAGGCGTTGCGCCAGCCGATGGAAGATGGCTACATCGAATTAGCCAGATCCAAGGCCAACGTGCGCTTTCCGGCGCGCTTTCAGCTGGTGGCGGCCGCCAATCCATGCCGTTGCGGGCACGTACTCGATGCGCCGTCTCGGTGCACGTGTACCTCACGCGATCGGCGCACGTACAACGCGTCGCTCGGCGGGCCGGTGCGAGATCGGATCGATATCCAGATCCTGCTTAGACGGCCGTCGAAGGCTGATCTCCGCCGCGGCGGAACCATCACGAGTGCTCAGGTGAAGGAACGAGTTTCGGAGGCGAGGCTACGCCAAGCTCATCGGCTGAAGAAACTGCCACTCGAGCGTAACGCCCAAGTGCCGGGGGCCTGGCTACGGCGTCACACGCCGCTGTCGCCCGTCACGGCCACGCGTTTCGAAGAGGGGATAACCATGGGCGAGTTGTCCTTGCGGGGATATGACAGGATTTTGCGCCTGGCGTGGTCGATCGCTGACGTAAACGGCCGAGGCGTGCCCAGTGACGACGACGTCGCGCTGGCTTACACAATGAGAGGACGGGTGTCAGCATGA
- a CDS encoding M23 family metallopeptidase, whose product MKKILLALGLISGAFALGSPTLTDAVPSPFPTRAVESSAGALEAVSGTPAQATDSSVPATNSSASDTSSSALPSRPSKTALGSPKTGVQYEWPSGQQVTVLRPFSPGPKNWLPGHRGVDLALASDQPVFAAADGRVLYAGQLNDRELVSIEHADGIRTTYEPLRPVVARGDVVSRGDLVGYVSGHHCAPSACLHWGAKRGSDDYVDPLSLLVRGPIRLYE is encoded by the coding sequence ATGAAAAAGATACTTCTTGCTCTTGGTTTGATCTCTGGCGCGTTTGCCCTCGGCTCGCCCACCTTGACCGACGCTGTGCCGTCCCCCTTCCCCACGCGCGCCGTGGAATCATCCGCAGGCGCCTTGGAGGCGGTTTCGGGCACACCAGCGCAAGCTACAGATTCCTCGGTGCCAGCTACAAATTCCTCGGCCTCAGACACGAGTTCCTCGGCGCTACCCTCACGGCCCTCAAAAACGGCTCTAGGTAGCCCGAAGACGGGCGTGCAATATGAGTGGCCGTCGGGTCAGCAGGTGACGGTGTTGCGTCCCTTCAGTCCCGGGCCGAAAAATTGGCTGCCCGGCCACCGCGGCGTTGACCTAGCTCTGGCCAGCGATCAGCCCGTGTTCGCCGCAGCCGATGGCCGGGTCCTCTATGCGGGCCAGCTCAACGATCGTGAGTTGGTCTCGATCGAACATGCCGATGGCATCCGGACGACGTACGAACCCCTTCGGCCCGTGGTCGCGCGGGGCGACGTCGTCTCGCGCGGGGATCTTGTTGGATACGTCAGCGGTCATCACTGCGCGCCGTCGGCTTGCCTCCATTGGGGTGCCAAGCGCGGGTCGGATGACTATGTTGATCCTCTTTCGCTTCTTGTCCGTGGGCCGATTCGTCTCTACGAATAA
- the rpsB gene encoding 30S ribosomal protein S2 — MAVVSMRQLLEAGVHFGHQTRRWNPKMKRFILNDRNGIYIIDLRKTVDDINRTYEFVKETVAHGGNILFVGTKRQAQRPIREQAERVGMPYVNERWLGGMLTNFSTVNARIQRLKELELVDFDDVAGSGRTKKELLMMRREKEKLERTLGGIRDMGKVPSAIWIVDTNKEHLAVAEAHKLNMAVCAVLDTNCDPDEVDYGIPGNDDAIRSIEILTRVIADAVAEGLVARGGAGKDAEEPMPEWERELLEGDEAATEADAEEAPAEAEAEATEDNA; from the coding sequence ATGGCAGTCGTTTCTATGCGCCAGCTGCTTGAAGCCGGCGTCCACTTCGGGCACCAGACCCGTCGTTGGAACCCCAAGATGAAGCGTTTCATCCTCAACGATCGTAACGGCATCTACATCATTGATCTTCGTAAGACGGTTGACGACATCAACCGCACCTATGAGTTCGTCAAGGAGACCGTCGCACATGGCGGCAACATCCTCTTCGTTGGCACCAAGCGTCAGGCCCAGCGCCCGATCCGCGAGCAGGCCGAGCGCGTGGGCATGCCCTACGTGAACGAGCGTTGGCTCGGCGGCATGCTGACCAACTTCTCCACCGTCAACGCACGTATCCAGCGCCTCAAGGAGCTCGAGCTCGTTGACTTCGACGACGTCGCAGGTTCCGGCCGCACCAAGAAGGAACTCCTCATGATGCGCCGCGAGAAGGAGAAGCTTGAGCGCACGCTCGGCGGTATCCGCGATATGGGCAAGGTCCCGTCGGCCATCTGGATTGTTGACACCAACAAGGAGCACCTCGCCGTTGCCGAGGCTCACAAGCTCAACATGGCTGTCTGCGCCGTCCTTGACACCAACTGTGATCCCGACGAGGTCGACTACGGCATCCCCGGTAACGACGACGCGATCCGCTCGATCGAGATCCTGACTCGCGTCATTGCCGACGCCGTCGCCGAGGGCCTCGTTGCCCGTGGTGGTGCTGGCAAGGACGCCGAGGAGCCCATGCCTGAATGGGAGCGCGAGCTTCTTGAAGGTGACGAGGCAGCAACCGAGGCTGACGCTGAGGAAGCTCCGGCTGAGGCTGAGGCCGAGGCCACCGAAGACAACGCCTAA
- the tsf gene encoding translation elongation factor Ts, with protein MANFTVADIKALREKTGAGMMDVKKALAESDGDTAKAEELLRLKGLKVAAKREGRTASNGLVLSHIGTNDEGMFGLIIEVNAETDFVAKNEKFINFAEGILAAAVKAGAKTNAEVLAAAHAEGTVKDAVDNMIGIIGEKLGVGAVEYLAGEHIESYMHKTAVDLPAQVAVLVATDAAGKEIAHDVAVHIAAMSPAYLSEADVPEADIENERRIATEMTIAEGKPEKAVPMIVEGRLKGYFKQICLLDQAYARDPKLSVGQVAKAAGATITGFKRVRVGQE; from the coding sequence ATGGCTAACTTTACCGTTGCTGATATTAAGGCTCTTCGTGAGAAGACCGGCGCTGGCATGATGGACGTCAAGAAGGCTCTTGCCGAGTCCGACGGTGACACCGCCAAGGCCGAGGAGCTGCTCCGCCTGAAGGGTCTGAAGGTTGCTGCAAAGCGCGAGGGCCGCACCGCTTCGAACGGTCTCGTTCTGTCCCACATCGGGACCAACGACGAGGGCATGTTCGGCCTGATCATCGAGGTCAACGCCGAAACCGACTTCGTTGCCAAGAACGAGAAGTTCATCAACTTCGCTGAGGGCATCCTCGCCGCCGCGGTCAAGGCTGGCGCCAAGACCAACGCTGAGGTTCTCGCTGCTGCGCACGCGGAGGGCACCGTCAAGGACGCCGTCGACAACATGATCGGCATCATCGGCGAGAAGCTCGGCGTGGGTGCTGTTGAGTACCTCGCAGGCGAGCACATCGAGTCCTACATGCACAAGACCGCTGTTGACCTGCCCGCTCAGGTCGCCGTTCTCGTTGCTACGGACGCTGCCGGCAAGGAGATTGCGCACGACGTCGCAGTCCACATCGCCGCGATGTCCCCGGCCTACCTTTCCGAGGCAGACGTCCCGGAGGCCGACATCGAAAACGAGCGTCGCATCGCCACCGAGATGACCATCGCCGAGGGCAAGCCGGAGAAGGCTGTCCCGATGATCGTCGAGGGCCGTCTCAAGGGCTACTTCAAGCAGATCTGCCTGCTTGACCAGGCTTACGCTCGCGATCCGAAGCTTTCGGTTGGCCAGGTTGCCAAGGCAGCCGGCGCCACCATCACGGGCTTCAAGCGCGTCCGCGTTGGCCAGGAGTAA
- a CDS encoding tyrosine recombinase XerC gives MSVEKIVAEYDHELAVRRGLSEHTVRAYVKEARSLLDFLATYSSDVEQSLEFLELADLRSWLAWRQRAGHTRATMARHSAAIRSFTRWLHKNGYLTNDPGLRLKSPRADNALPKVLSKDQAKRLLDTAAVRAAEAGGLAVRDWAMLEMLYASGIRVSELVGLDITSIQADSTLRVVGKGNKERIVPFGRPAREALSQWLSVRPQFLKGDRQAVFVGRAGKRIDPRMVRTVLDRLTMLADLPHIGPHGLRHSAATHLLEGGSDLRSVQEVLGHSSLGTTQRYTHVSAERLRSAFGQAHPRA, from the coding sequence ATGAGCGTGGAGAAGATTGTCGCAGAGTATGATCACGAGCTTGCGGTGCGGCGGGGGCTGTCGGAGCACACCGTGCGGGCTTACGTGAAAGAAGCACGCTCGCTATTGGACTTCCTCGCCACGTATTCCTCCGATGTTGAACAGTCCCTCGAATTTCTCGAACTGGCTGACTTACGTTCGTGGCTGGCTTGGAGGCAGCGCGCGGGGCACACGCGCGCGACGATGGCGCGCCATTCTGCCGCCATTCGTAGTTTCACGCGCTGGCTACATAAGAATGGATACCTCACCAACGATCCCGGGCTACGCCTGAAGTCCCCGCGGGCGGATAACGCCCTGCCCAAGGTGCTCAGCAAGGACCAGGCCAAGCGGCTTCTCGACACGGCAGCCGTCCGCGCCGCGGAGGCAGGCGGGCTCGCGGTTCGTGACTGGGCCATGCTGGAGATGCTCTACGCCTCAGGAATCCGTGTCAGCGAGCTGGTTGGCCTCGATATCACGAGTATCCAGGCGGATTCGACGTTGCGAGTGGTTGGAAAGGGCAACAAGGAACGGATTGTGCCCTTTGGGCGCCCCGCGCGCGAAGCCTTGAGTCAGTGGCTGAGCGTACGCCCACAGTTCCTCAAAGGCGATCGCCAGGCGGTATTCGTTGGGCGGGCAGGCAAGCGAATTGACCCGCGCATGGTGCGAACGGTCCTCGACCGCCTAACGATGCTCGCAGACCTTCCCCACATCGGGCCGCACGGGCTACGCCACTCCGCGGCAACACACCTCTTGGAGGGTGGATCCGACCTGCGAAGCGTGCAAGAAGTGCTCGGGCACTCGTCGCTGGGCACGACGCAACGCTATACGCACGTGAGTGCCGAGCGCCTCCGGTCCGCCTTCGGGCAGGCACACCCACGGGCATAG
- a CDS encoding trimeric intracellular cation channel family protein, which produces MDPEVLFRMVDVAGVIANGVIGASLARALGYDLIGYLTLGILTALGGGMIRDSLLGIGFPVALTDPWYLAGAIGASAFAYLVPLDGPWARRGLTLADVLTLGCWSATGAAKGISAGLDPIPSIFLGVITATAGGVMRDVLVRQTPAIFGSNPLYATFSIIAAGVMVIFQRHDMYQLGMGTAILICLVFGLAARRYHWILPVRQMNILAGSKRILDRERIPNLRKLSSRRLSEKSPEN; this is translated from the coding sequence ATGGATCCCGAAGTTCTCTTCCGTATGGTGGATGTGGCCGGCGTGATCGCCAACGGAGTGATTGGCGCGTCGCTGGCTAGGGCCTTGGGCTACGATCTGATTGGCTACCTCACCTTGGGTATCTTGACAGCCCTCGGCGGTGGAATGATTCGCGATTCGCTCTTGGGGATCGGCTTCCCTGTTGCCCTGACCGACCCGTGGTACTTGGCGGGCGCGATCGGCGCCTCGGCCTTCGCCTATCTCGTTCCTCTCGACGGACCCTGGGCGCGACGCGGACTAACTCTGGCCGACGTTCTCACGCTCGGTTGCTGGTCTGCCACCGGCGCCGCGAAGGGTATTTCGGCCGGTCTTGACCCGATTCCCTCCATCTTCCTCGGCGTGATTACGGCGACGGCGGGCGGTGTCATGCGCGACGTCCTCGTGCGCCAGACCCCCGCAATCTTCGGCTCGAATCCGCTTTACGCCACCTTCTCGATCATTGCCGCAGGAGTGATGGTGATCTTTCAACGCCACGACATGTATCAGCTTGGCATGGGCACCGCAATCCTCATCTGCCTCGTCTTCGGTTTGGCCGCCCGCCGTTACCATTGGATCCTCCCGGTTCGCCAGATGAATATTCTGGCCGGCTCCAAGCGCATCCTTGATCGCGAGCGCATCCCGAACCTGCGCAAGCTTTCCAGCCGCCGTCTGTCCGAGAAGAGCCCCGAGAACTAG
- a CDS encoding YraN family protein, giving the protein MTRTQMNTRELGTWGENLAAAHLKEHGWGILARNWRTRGGELDIVAFDPQRQAIVAVEVKTRRSHHAGTPAESVTTEKVRRIKGLLLTWLLEHGTFAAQITVDVLAVDVTISGEPSISHVKDVS; this is encoded by the coding sequence ATGACGAGAACACAGATGAACACCCGTGAGCTTGGCACGTGGGGCGAAAACCTCGCTGCCGCTCACCTTAAAGAACACGGCTGGGGCATCCTGGCCCGAAATTGGCGCACACGCGGCGGCGAACTGGACATCGTCGCATTCGATCCGCAACGGCAGGCGATTGTGGCGGTGGAAGTGAAAACGCGCCGCAGTCACCATGCTGGTACGCCCGCTGAATCGGTGACTACAGAGAAGGTCCGCCGGATCAAGGGGCTGTTGCTGACCTGGCTACTCGAGCATGGGACTTTCGCCGCTCAGATCACGGTGGATGTGCTTGCCGTGGATGTGACGATAAGCGGCGAGCCCTCGATCTCGCACGTGAAGGACGTGTCATGA
- a CDS encoding ribonuclease HII, with protein MIVPDRDVERRLLHELAERTDGPFYLAGVDEVGRGALAGPASVGIALVSLTTPDGFPSGLRDSKLMTAPARRRAVEGVTQWADAVAVGHAGADVVNQWGIIGALRWAAGEALGQLADYPIAGVLLDGVHDWWTSDGLPLGPQLPAYPVRMEVKADARCAVVAAASVVAKVARDELMVSLAADYPGYDWEKNKGYSSPKHIDGLRSLGASVHHRTSWKLPGLGQGLV; from the coding sequence ATGATAGTCCCTGATCGCGACGTCGAACGGCGGCTTCTGCACGAGCTTGCGGAGCGTACGGACGGGCCGTTTTATCTTGCCGGTGTGGATGAAGTGGGCCGCGGAGCTCTCGCTGGGCCGGCCTCCGTTGGGATTGCCCTTGTTTCGCTCACCACGCCGGATGGGTTTCCGTCCGGGCTACGAGATTCAAAATTGATGACGGCGCCGGCGCGGCGGCGCGCGGTGGAGGGCGTTACGCAGTGGGCGGATGCCGTGGCGGTGGGTCACGCGGGCGCCGACGTCGTGAACCAGTGGGGGATTATTGGGGCGCTCAGGTGGGCGGCCGGCGAAGCCCTGGGACAGCTTGCGGATTATCCGATCGCGGGCGTTCTCCTCGATGGCGTCCATGATTGGTGGACGAGCGACGGGCTGCCGCTCGGTCCTCAACTGCCGGCGTATCCGGTGCGTATGGAAGTCAAGGCGGATGCGCGCTGTGCTGTGGTCGCGGCTGCGAGTGTGGTGGCAAAGGTGGCACGCGACGAGTTGATGGTTTCCCTCGCCGCCGACTATCCGGGCTACGATTGGGAAAAGAACAAGGGATATTCTTCCCCGAAGCACATTGACGGGCTGCGCAGCCTAGGTGCGAGCGTGCATCATCGCACGAGTTGGAAACTTCCGGGTCTAGGACAGGGATTGGTATGA
- a CDS encoding DUF2469 domain-containing protein — protein MSELEEYEANAELALYREYRDVASLFRFVVETERRFYLANDVDVKVRASAAGDVFFEVTLTDAWVWDIFRSSRFIRGARIVTFKDVNVEELNKPDITRELDFE, from the coding sequence ATGAGCGAATTAGAAGAGTACGAAGCGAATGCTGAGCTCGCGCTGTACCGCGAGTATCGTGACGTGGCGAGCCTTTTCCGTTTTGTGGTTGAGACAGAGCGCCGCTTCTACCTGGCCAATGACGTGGACGTAAAGGTGCGTGCGTCGGCGGCCGGAGACGTATTCTTTGAAGTGACGTTGACCGACGCGTGGGTGTGGGACATTTTCCGTTCGTCGCGCTTTATCCGCGGCGCTCGCATTGTCACGTTTAAGGATGTCAATGTCGAAGAGCTGAACAAGCCCGATATCACGCGCGAGCTCGACTTCGAGTAG
- the lepB gene encoding signal peptidase I: MSDLERPDHDDTQMPPSYPPQERAVPSKSEPEKRPEKLTAPTPRQRVGSFFLEFATIIAVALLISVIIKTFFAQAFAIPSESMENTLIPGDRIFVNKLADSEGELNRGDVVVFVDPGNWLEGVAKDSYPAWQQVLVDVGEAVGLIPQNVGDHLVKRIIGLPGDHVKCCNGDGLITVNGEPIKETYLKPGVSPSDTPFDVIVPDGHLWLMGDNRNRSKDARYHQQATGFGFVPITNVEGRAWVTIFPLDRFGTIPSAGDVFANVPSAK, translated from the coding sequence ATGAGCGATCTCGAACGGCCAGATCATGACGACACGCAGATGCCGCCGTCGTACCCTCCGCAAGAGCGCGCGGTACCGAGTAAGTCGGAACCGGAGAAACGCCCTGAGAAGTTGACGGCCCCGACCCCTCGCCAGCGCGTGGGTTCTTTCTTCCTAGAATTCGCAACGATTATTGCGGTTGCGCTGCTGATCTCGGTCATTATCAAGACGTTCTTTGCGCAGGCTTTTGCGATTCCGTCGGAGTCAATGGAGAACACGCTAATCCCCGGCGATCGTATTTTTGTCAATAAGCTCGCCGACTCGGAAGGTGAGCTCAATCGCGGGGACGTGGTGGTTTTCGTTGATCCGGGTAATTGGCTCGAAGGCGTTGCTAAGGATAGCTATCCGGCGTGGCAGCAGGTGCTTGTCGACGTCGGTGAGGCCGTTGGTCTGATCCCGCAGAACGTAGGCGACCACTTGGTCAAGCGCATCATCGGGTTGCCGGGCGACCACGTGAAGTGCTGCAACGGTGATGGGCTGATCACCGTTAATGGTGAGCCGATTAAGGAAACGTATCTCAAGCCGGGCGTGAGCCCGTCGGATACCCCCTTCGATGTGATCGTTCCTGATGGGCACCTGTGGCTCATGGGCGACAACCGTAACCGATCCAAGGATGCTCGCTATCACCAGCAGGCAACCGGATTTGGCTTTGTGCCGATTACGAATGTCGAGGGTCGGGCCTGGGTGACGATTTTCCCGTTGGATCGGTTCGGGACGATCCCCTCGGCCGGTGACGTTTTCGCCAACGTTCCGTCGGCCAAATGA
- the trmD gene encoding tRNA (guanosine(37)-N1)-methyltransferase TrmD — MRFDIVSVFPEFFSVLDLSLVGKARERGIIDVATHDLRDWTSDVHRTVDDTPFGGGAGMVMKPDVWAAAIDDVVAPGRSVLAIPTPSGTPLTQQTCWDLAEADQLIIACGRYEGIDSRVADHYRQSGMEVIEYSLGDYVLNGGEVAAIVLVEGVARLLPGMIGNPESLREESHGEAGLLEYPVYTRPTNFRGIDVPDVLTSGDHGKVARWRRDHALERTSIRRPDMIAKLDPSALDKKDRAKLTELGWAVNDRVRPILVQSPTPDDAGELSAFASHLFPDACPSGMDEADIAAFVDGHLSEADFARYIADPRYLILLARVDGQIAAYSMAFIPRTADDFAETNAAGAPTDLVLDGVVREGELVYLSKFYVDVPWRGKGIFDYLMRKTLEAIVTHADGSQPYVWLGTAAANKRAIRAYKRAGFVRVGTRDFIVGEQVNKDITLAIRPNVPN, encoded by the coding sequence ATGCGCTTCGACATCGTCTCCGTCTTCCCCGAGTTCTTCTCGGTGCTCGACCTGTCCCTTGTGGGCAAGGCGCGTGAGCGCGGCATTATTGACGTCGCCACGCATGACCTGCGCGATTGGACCAGCGACGTCCATCGCACCGTCGACGACACCCCATTCGGTGGTGGGGCTGGCATGGTCATGAAGCCGGACGTCTGGGCCGCAGCGATCGACGACGTCGTCGCGCCCGGTCGCAGCGTGCTCGCGATACCGACGCCCTCGGGAACGCCACTGACGCAACAGACCTGCTGGGACCTAGCCGAGGCAGACCAGCTCATTATCGCGTGCGGACGCTACGAAGGCATCGACTCGCGCGTGGCGGATCACTACCGCCAATCCGGCATGGAAGTCATCGAATACTCGCTCGGCGACTACGTGCTCAATGGGGGAGAAGTGGCGGCGATCGTGCTCGTCGAAGGCGTGGCGCGGCTCCTGCCCGGCATGATCGGAAACCCCGAATCCCTGCGGGAAGAGTCCCACGGCGAGGCTGGACTGCTTGAATACCCCGTCTACACCCGGCCAACCAACTTCCGCGGCATCGACGTCCCCGACGTCCTCACCTCTGGGGATCACGGCAAGGTGGCACGTTGGAGGCGTGACCACGCACTCGAACGCACCAGCATCCGCCGGCCCGACATGATCGCCAAGCTCGACCCATCCGCCCTCGACAAGAAGGACCGCGCCAAGCTGACCGAGCTGGGGTGGGCGGTCAACGATCGGGTCCGGCCGATCCTCGTCCAATCCCCAACGCCCGATGACGCCGGGGAACTCTCCGCCTTTGCAAGCCACCTCTTCCCGGACGCCTGCCCATCCGGAATGGATGAGGCGGACATTGCGGCCTTCGTGGACGGACACCTGAGCGAAGCCGATTTTGCGCGCTATATCGCCGATCCCCGCTACCTCATCCTGCTCGCTCGCGTGGACGGCCAGATCGCCGCCTACTCGATGGCGTTCATTCCACGCACCGCCGACGACTTCGCCGAGACGAACGCGGCTGGAGCGCCAACGGATCTGGTGCTCGACGGCGTCGTGCGCGAAGGTGAACTGGTGTACCTGTCGAAGTTCTATGTGGACGTGCCCTGGCGCGGCAAGGGAATCTTCGACTACCTCATGCGCAAGACGCTGGAGGCGATCGTCACGCATGCCGACGGCAGTCAACCATACGTGTGGCTCGGAACCGCCGCTGCCAATAAACGTGCCATCCGCGCCTACAAGCGGGCGGGCTTCGTGCGCGTCGGGACACGAGACTTCATCGTGGGTGAGCAGGTCAACAAGGATATCACTTTAGCGATCCGCCCAAATGTGCCAAACTAG
- the dprA gene encoding DNA-processing protein DprA, whose product MSELDELQARIEWSRMTEGADPVAHALISHLGAAGALDFIREPGEVDERIGQHVARWRHRLDRQEPFKMGALDRAGVSVVAPGDELWPSQLNDLGDKAPLLLWVKGDPKVLAGRAVAIVGSRAATANGVRIARDFAYEISREATVISGGAFGIDAAAHEGAMLALRPSVIVSAGGADRVYPRAHDALFAKTLELGGAVVSESPLGAAPQRFRFLARNRIIAGLARATLVVEAPIRSGALSTARHAQNIGRPVGAVPGPIDVPQYQGCIDLLRNDGTPVANVAHLRELMGTMEVQDPLAPDFFAGSVDDGYDPRHQRVFDATPVTRAASVASIAATAGLTLPETLTVLGHLLLAGRVAERDGRWKRTKVSS is encoded by the coding sequence ATGAGCGAGCTTGATGAACTGCAGGCGCGGATCGAATGGTCACGAATGACGGAGGGCGCCGATCCGGTGGCGCACGCCTTGATCTCCCACCTCGGGGCTGCGGGCGCGTTGGACTTCATCCGCGAGCCTGGCGAGGTTGATGAGCGGATTGGTCAGCACGTGGCGCGGTGGCGACATCGCCTGGACCGCCAAGAGCCGTTTAAGATGGGTGCCCTCGATCGGGCCGGAGTAAGTGTGGTTGCGCCGGGCGACGAGCTCTGGCCCTCGCAGCTCAACGATCTTGGGGATAAGGCGCCGCTCTTGCTCTGGGTGAAGGGCGATCCCAAAGTGCTCGCTGGGCGCGCGGTCGCCATCGTTGGCTCGCGTGCCGCGACTGCCAACGGTGTGCGGATCGCGCGGGACTTTGCCTACGAGATTTCCCGCGAGGCCACCGTCATTTCCGGCGGAGCTTTCGGCATCGACGCGGCCGCACACGAAGGGGCCATGTTGGCTCTCCGGCCCTCAGTGATCGTCAGCGCTGGCGGGGCAGATCGCGTGTATCCGCGCGCCCACGACGCGCTGTTTGCCAAGACGCTCGAGTTGGGTGGTGCAGTAGTATCAGAATCGCCGCTCGGGGCGGCGCCGCAGCGCTTTCGGTTTCTCGCCCGAAACCGGATCATTGCAGGCCTCGCCCGCGCAACGCTCGTCGTCGAAGCGCCGATTCGTTCAGGGGCACTTTCGACAGCGAGGCACGCACAGAACATCGGCCGTCCCGTGGGTGCTGTGCCTGGTCCCATCGACGTGCCGCAGTATCAGGGCTGCATTGACCTTCTGCGGAATGACGGCACGCCAGTTGCCAACGTCGCCCATCTACGCGAGCTGATGGGCACCATGGAAGTGCAAGACCCGCTCGCGCCTGACTTTTTCGCCGGGAGCGTCGACGACGGGTACGACCCGCGTCATCAGCGTGTCTTCGATGCGACGCCGGTTACGCGAGCCGCGAGCGTAGCGTCGATTGCCGCGACGGCGGGGCTGACGTTGCCAGAGACGTTGACAGTTCTCGGGCACTTGTTGTTGGCCGGGCGCGTCGCGGAGCGCGACGGTCGGTGGAAGCGCACTAAGGTGAGCTCATGA
- the rplS gene encoding 50S ribosomal protein L19 has product MNIIDKINAASLTERPDFRAGDTVKVNVKVVEGQRHRIQVFQGVVIARKGGTGLGATFTVRKTSFGVGVERTFPLHSPNVDSIEVVTRGRVRRAKLYYLRDRHGKAAKIRERRADA; this is encoded by the coding sequence ATGAACATTATCGACAAGATTAACGCGGCATCGCTCACGGAGCGCCCCGACTTCCGCGCCGGTGACACGGTCAAGGTCAACGTCAAGGTCGTTGAAGGCCAGCGCCACCGTATCCAGGTCTTCCAGGGCGTCGTGATCGCACGCAAGGGCGGCACCGGCCTCGGTGCAACCTTCACCGTCCGCAAGACCTCCTTCGGTGTCGGTGTGGAGCGTACGTTCCCGCTGCATTCTCCGAATGTCGATTCGATCGAGGTAGTGACCCGTGGCCGCGTCCGCCGCGCCAAGCTCTACTACCTGCGTGATCGTCACGGCAAGGCTGCGAAGATTCGCGAACGTCGAGCAGACGCGTAA